Proteins from a single region of Antechinus flavipes isolate AdamAnt ecotype Samford, QLD, Australia chromosome 2, AdamAnt_v2, whole genome shotgun sequence:
- the PTGES gene encoding prostaglandin E synthase: protein MMDNEVFANFLFYSTMLVIKMYLLAVITGQVRLRKKAFANPEDALKHGGLQYCRTDPDVERCRRAHCNDLENILPFLFLGSIYSFLNPDPFIAWLHFFIFFVGRIIHTIAYLMKLRAPIRSVAYTIAQLPCISMALQILWEVIDTW, encoded by the exons ATGATGGACAATGAAGTGTTTGCGAATTTTCTTTTCTACAGCACTATGCTAGTCATAAAGATGTACTTGTTGGCAGTTATCACCGGGCAAGTGAGGCTTCGGAAGAAA GCTTTTGCCAATCCAGAAGATGCTTTGAAGCACGGAGGCCTCCAGTACTGTCGGACAGACCCAGATGTGGAACGGTGCCGCAG agCCCACTGCAATGACCTGGAGAACATCTTACCATTTCTGTTCTTGGGATCCATCTATTCCTTCCTGAACCCAGACCCCTTCATAGCCTGGcttcactttttcattttcttcgtGGGGAGGATAATTCACACCATTGCCTACCTGATGAAACTGAGAGCTCCCATCCGCTCAGTGGCCTATACCATAGCTCAGTTGCCCTGCATTTCCATGGCTCTGCAGATTCTTTGGGAGGTCATAGACACCTGGTAA